AGATTATATCCTCAAGTCCGGAAACCAGATCAAAAAAACGGCGTATTCCCGATGGAGGGATACTCTTTACAGCTTCCGCAATGAATTTTGAAGGATCGCATGGAGGTCTCAAGCAAACACCCCTATAAAAAATTATGTGAGTTGGATAGAATATAAAACGGGATAAGAGGGATAAAGTTAAGCAGTCCCGAATTAAAACGAGACAGGAAGTCTCTGAATTGTCTCCGGTTCGTGAAGGATTACCCCGTCTTCTTTATAGGTCTTCAGCACGAAATGCGTGGACGTACTCTGGACCTGGTCAAGAGTGGCGATTTTTTCTGCCACAAAAAAGGCCACATCCTTCATTGACTTCCCCCGGACTGTAAGGGAGATGTCGTAGTCCCCGGACAGAAGCCTGACAGACCTGACTTCCGGGAACTTATAGATCCTTTCTGCAATTGCCTGATAGCCCTGGTTACGCTCGAGAGTGACCTTCAACTCAATTACGGCGTAAACATAATTTTCCCCAACCAGGTCCCAATCAACTATGGTTTTGTAGTGCCGGATAACTCCTGTTTCTTCAAGCTTTGCGATCGTCTGGGAAACTTCCTGTGCAGACGTTCCTATTAGGGTTGCGATTTCTTCCGGACTTGCTCGGGCATCATTTTCAAGAATTTCCAGTATATGTCGAATCATTTCGTCCATTTTGACCACCGGCACAAAGTTTAGGGAAAATTGGCACAGAACCCCGGGTTGGGGTCAGGGCTCTCTTCAATTATTCAATTAATACAGCGTTTATAACTCCATCCTGCCCGGGTCTGCTTGTAACTCTGGCAGTGCCCACGGGAGTCCTTATAACGGAACCTTTTGTCAGAATATTACGCCTGACATAGTGTTTGTTGGCAGTATTGTCAATTACGGTCTCAATTGGTGCGGTAACTGTCTTTCCGTCCTTAGGGTTGGTTACGTTTGCAACATTGGACTGGAGAAGCCTTACTTTCCTGTTGCCGCCCATTGTGTGAACATTCTTTCTTTTTACGTCGCTGATACGGGTATCCGCAGATTCGCGGCCCATTTCAAACTTGCGCTTTCCGCGGGCAGCAATAACCTTCCCGCCGGTAGCTTTTCTTCTGGAGCTGCCTTGCCATCTCATTATTAAAACCTCATTATTTTATTGAAATTTAAGTCAAGATTTGTATTCAGTATTTATAGTCAGTATAATTTTTAGCGCTACTCAAGCCGATTTTTAACGGGACCTTGAATGGTTCAGATAGTAAATATCCTGTAATCCTGGTGATCCTGATCTGGTGATCGTTATCAGGGTATAAGCATACCTGTCAGTAGCCTAATTGCTCTGCTAATATATTAATGTATTAACAGGAGTACTTTAATTAGCATATTTGCTATGGACTTAGCAATACGAATAGAATTGTATATGAACTTTGCGATCATGCCGCCAGAAAAATCCTG
The genomic region above belongs to Methanosarcina horonobensis HB-1 = JCM 15518 and contains:
- a CDS encoding 30S ribosomal protein S8e — translated: MRWQGSSRRKATGGKVIAARGKRKFEMGRESADTRISDVKRKNVHTMGGNRKVRLLQSNVANVTNPKDGKTVTAPIETVIDNTANKHYVRRNILTKGSVIRTPVGTARVTSRPGQDGVINAVLIE
- a CDS encoding Lrp/AsnC family transcriptional regulator; amino-acid sequence: MDEMIRHILEILENDARASPEEIATLIGTSAQEVSQTIAKLEETGVIRHYKTIVDWDLVGENYVYAVIELKVTLERNQGYQAIAERIYKFPEVRSVRLLSGDYDISLTVRGKSMKDVAFFVAEKIATLDQVQSTSTHFVLKTYKEDGVILHEPETIQRLPVSF